The window ACCGAGCTGTCACCGGCTGGGCGGGGCAAGGAATTGCTCACCGCCGCCAGTGGCCAGAGCAAGCAACTCTTCCCGATCGTCGAGACGATCCGCCAGCAGGTCGCCAGCAACAACTACTTCGATGCCGCCCAACTGCTCAAGAGCGATTTCCTGCCGGCCCATGACAAGTGGATGGCCAGCGTCGGTGCCTTGGCGGCGTTCCAGCAAGAAGACATGAAAGCCGCCCATGCCGAGGCCAAGGACAGCTACCGCAAGGCGCAGATCGGCATGCTGCTCATGGGCGTGCTGACGCTGGGTCTGGGCTTCTTCTTCACCTTCGTCATCACGCGTTCCATCGTCGGGCCCTTGAAGCGCGCCGGCAATATCGCTGAGACGATTTCGCGCGGCGACCTCACGCAAGACTTCCACGATCACGGTCGTGATGAAGCCGCCACCATGGTCAACGCCCTGGAGGCCATGCAGACCAATCTGGCCGCGACCCTCAACGAGGTCAAGGAGAGCGCCGCAGTCATCGCCGTGGCCTCGCACGAGATTGCACGCGGCAACGTGGACCTGTCCAACCGCACCGAATCGCAGGCCTCCAGCCTGGAAGAAACCGCCAGCTCCATGGAGCAGCTGACCTCCACCGTGCAGCAGAACGCCGAGAATGCGCGCCAGGCCAACCAGCTGGTGGTCTCAGCCTCGGACTACGCCACCAAGGGTGGACGCGTGGTGGGCGATGTGGTCGCCACCATGGGTTCGATCAAGGAAAGCTCCAGCAAGATCGTCGACATCATCGGTGTGATCGATGGCATTGCCTTCCAGACCAATATCCTGGCGTTGAACGCAGCGGTGGAAGCGGCACGCGCCGGCGAGCAGGGGCGCGGCTTTGCCGTGGTCGCCTCGGAAGTGCGCGCCCTGGCACAGCGCAGCGCGGCTGCCGCCAAGGAAATCAAGGGCCTCATCAGCGATTCGGTGGAGAAGGTCGATGCCGGGGGCAAGCTGGTCGATGAAGCCGGTGCGACCATGAGTGAAATCGTCACTTCGGTCAAGCACGTGGCCGACATCATGGGCGAGATCACCGCCGCCAGCCAGGAGCAGAGCGCCGGCATTGCCGAAGTCAATCACGCCATCACCCAGATCGACGAGATCACCCAGCAGAACGCCGCCCTGGTCGAACAGGCTGCCGCCGCCGCCGAGAGCCTGCAAGAGCAGGCCGATGTGCTGGCGCGGGCGGTGGCGGTATTCCGTCTGAAGACCGCGCAAGCGCAGGGCAGCATCCCGACGCCGCCGCCCGTGCCGGCGCCGCCTGCGCCCCTGCGCACCGTCAATACGCCAGCGGCGGTTACCGCGACCCGTCCGGTGGCCAGCCTGCCTGCGGCCGCACCGGCCAAGCGCAAGCCTGCGGCGCTGACGCGGGATGATGAGTTCGAGGAATTCTGATTGGGCCGGCTGGCGTTGATGTGACCGCCAGCTCGCCAGAGACAGAGATCGGCAAGCAACGCCACCGTCCCCAGGACGGTGGCGTTTTGTTATCTTGCTGACCGGCAAGCACAAACGGTGAGAATTTAAGATAATCTGCAAGTTGCCGTTAAGCTATACCAATTGCAGCAGACGGGTCGCATCATTCCGGAAAAGGGGAGGAAGGGCGACAGTCTGCGCGGCCAGGGGAAGAGCATCGCGTCGGGGGCTGGGCAACACAGAGAGCCTCGGATGACGAGCGTGCGCCAAGACATGCGCCCTGGGAGAGCCCTATGGCACATCCTCTTCATCCACCGGAATCCATCCATGTCCATCAAGAACCTATCGATCAAGGCGCAACTGGCCATTGCCATCCTTGTGCTCGCCGCCCTGCTGGTGGCCATTGGCGCCTCGGGCCTGCTCGGCATGTCGGCCGCCGTCAGCATCAACGCCCAGCTGTCCCAGGAGCGCCTGCCCAAGACGGTGGCGGCCGACAACACGCTGATCTGGATCGGCCGCCAGCGTACCTCGCTGGATCAGGCCGCGCTCACCAATGATCCCGCCTGGGCCGAACGCATGTATGGCATGGACGCCAATGCGCGCAAGGAAGCCCTGCAGTGGTGGGGCAAGTACACTGCGCTGCCCCAGACGGAAGAAGGGCGCGTGCTGGTCAAGAAAGTCTCCGACGGCATCGACAAGACCGAACAGGAACTGACCCGCTTCGCCGAGGTGATCAAGGCAGGCGACCGCCAGGCCATCGCCGACCAGGCGCGCAAGGTCGGCACCATCTATACCGCCATGCAACTGGATGGCCAGGCCTTGAGCAAATATGAGACCGAGCAGGCGGCCCAGAGTGCAGGCGCATCCATGGCCCGCTACGAAGCCTCGCGCAACTTCTC is drawn from Herbaspirillum seropedicae and contains these coding sequences:
- a CDS encoding methyl-accepting chemotaxis protein; the encoded protein is MIQRLKIGSRLAFGFCLILLLATAILLIGLWRMAELEAASEYVIDEKVAAMTAALNMREAGSQLALALRKVVTPTDAAEGKAEDAHLSKILQAYAGFEKQITELSPAGRGKELLTAASGQSKQLFPIVETIRQQVASNNYFDAAQLLKSDFLPAHDKWMASVGALAAFQQEDMKAAHAEAKDSYRKAQIGMLLMGVLTLGLGFFFTFVITRSIVGPLKRAGNIAETISRGDLTQDFHDHGRDEAATMVNALEAMQTNLAATLNEVKESAAVIAVASHEIARGNVDLSNRTESQASSLEETASSMEQLTSTVQQNAENARQANQLVVSASDYATKGGRVVGDVVATMGSIKESSSKIVDIIGVIDGIAFQTNILALNAAVEAARAGEQGRGFAVVASEVRALAQRSAAAAKEIKGLISDSVEKVDAGGKLVDEAGATMSEIVTSVKHVADIMGEITAASQEQSAGIAEVNHAITQIDEITQQNAALVEQAAAAAESLQEQADVLARAVAVFRLKTAQAQGSIPTPPPVPAPPAPLRTVNTPAAVTATRPVASLPAAAPAKRKPAALTRDDEFEEF